In Fragaria vesca subsp. vesca linkage group LG1, FraVesHawaii_1.0, whole genome shotgun sequence, the sequence CATTGACTCAATTCATGACCAGGAGTGAGACTGTCCCTGAACTTCAATCTGAAACTGGAGTGTTCTCGCCCCGGCTCACATGGGAAGAGATTCAGTCCTTGAAACGTAAGCTTCCTAAATTTTTACCTTTTAGAAGTACTTATCCTTGTATCTCCAACTATAATTTGTTGGGATAATTTCACCTAGCAAACTTCTGATAATCTCATTGAGGGTCCAACTTTGTTATTTCAGCCGAATTGAAAAGCCCCTTTGGAAACAACCAAGGCCTGTATAGAAACCCAGCTAACAAGGATGCAGGAAAACTGGTGACTCTCACTGAATTCCTAGAGTTGGCCAAGAATAAGGCAACTACTGGAATTTTGATCAACATTCGGGTAAGCATTTCGAGACATTTCAGTCTTGTTCTCATTGTTGCACTACAATGTTTGATCTGAACCATAAATATAACCTATGTTCTTCTCAGAATGCGCCTTACCTAGCATCAAAGGCCGGTCTGGACATTGTTGGTACTGTAACCTCTGCCTTGAAAAATGCCACACTCGACCAGCAATCGACTCAAAAGATCATGATCAAATCAGATGACACTTCAGTGCTGTCCAAATTCGCTGATGTGAAAACATACGAAAGAGTGTTTAGCATTGAGGAGAAAATAGGTTCTATACCAAAGGAATCACTCGAAGAGATCAAGAAGTTTGCAGATGGAGTAACTGTCAACAGAGATTCAGTTATTATGGCTAGAAATTTTTTCACCCAATATGAAACTAGCGTCATCAAGGACTTGAAGGCTGCCAATCTTTCGGTGTACATCCATTTCCTGAGAAACGAATTCAGCAGTCTCTGGCTTGATTATCTCTCAGACCCCATAACCGAAATAGCCACATATGCTATGGGATCAAAGGTTAATGGAATTATGACTGATTTCCCACGAACTGCTAGCAAATATATAAGTAAGTCTTGCTGCTCAAGCTAACTTATTTCACTTGTCTGCTTCCTCTTGTTACATGAACCACGTACTCAACAAGTTTCAAATTTTCCAGGATGTCCATGCACTGATACCACAAACCCCAACCCATATCCGATTTTCCCAGTTGAACCGGGAAATCTCATCAACACCTTGATACCCCCGGAGAAATTGTCACCCCCAGAGGCTCCCCTCCCACCACTTGAAGCTAAAACCGTAGCTGACCCACCACTTCCTCCAGTGGCACCCAAGCCCAACTCAGACTCCGAGTCAGGTTCAAACTCCGGCGACAAGCCTGCCACCGCCCCTGCACCTACCGCAAAATCAAGTGCAATGGCCAATGCAGCAAACTGGGGTCTTTCTTTGCTAGCAATAATGGTGTTCAGCTTATTGTCTATGGGAAATTAAGTGTGTGTGACTCTTTTGGTTGGTTTCTTGGTTCTGTTCTCTTTCCCCTAACCTAATCTCATATGCTCCATAATTCTTCTGCACATCAAAGGAAACAAAAAAAACCAAAACACATTGCATCAGTGTGTACAATATTATTAGTCTAGTAAATCTCTCTCTCTCTCTCTCTCGTTATAGTATACCAAATCCTTGTTAACACTGGTAATCTTTCCACACTCTAATCAAATCCAACATTATCAAATGGTAAAAAAGAAAAACCCCTCAAAAGTTACCAAATCCATATGTTTTTTACCACTATTCAAAAGCAACACAAATTTTGAGTGAGATAAAAACGAGGGCGAGGGCGCGCGAGGCTCAGATTCGCCTTTTGACGACGCTGAGAGAGAGAGAGAGTTGTAACGAAGCGATTGGTTCAAATTCGCCTTCTGTCAGACAATAAAGGGCAAAGGCAGCTCCGCTTTGTATCTCTCGCCGTTTAGCATCTCTTTTTCTTCATCTCTCTCTTGCATAACGCGTCAAGACCTGATCTCTCTATCTCTCTCGAATCTCTCCGGCTCTCTGTCTCTCCCGAATCTCTCTGCTTCAAGAACTTGCTGTCGCGTCAAGACAGAGGTGAGAATATCGCTTACGTAGAATAGATGAATAGATCTGGTTGAATAGATCTCAGGAAAAACAAGTTTTTGAAAGAAACTGAAGTTCCAATTAATTTTACAACACACAAGGAACAAAATGAATCTGCAGTTGCTTATGTGGAGTTCCAAGCTCATATTGAATATAATGATATTGATTTTGCTTGGGAGTGTGACGGACCAAAATGAATTATTTAAGACTTTATTACTTTTTCAAGTGATGTGAATCGTACACTGGAAAACAACCTGGAAGTATCTTTGTGGGGATAAAGGGGAAAGATTCCTAGCCTGCATTAATTTTGGCACTTTGGTAATCTCAATATGACAATATGCATAATCGAGAGTATGCATGATTGATATGATGATAATCCGATAATCTCAACTATGTAAATGCATGATTGATATGATGAGAATCCGATAATCTCAACTAGTCCTCAACTCAAGAGTCCTCGCTCGAAGGGCTCCCTTATGGAATTGATTATAGACACCGAGTTGTAAGACCAATCTTATTAAGCTGTTTGTTGGATTTTGCATCGATTCTTATCAGTATTTTTTCTCCTTTTTGCATGTTTGTTGGAATCCAAACATCTAGATTCTCTTCCTTCTACTTGATTGAAAGATATGTCTTTATTTTTTCTTTTTAATTTTGTTGTTCTGTTTTGGCATTTGGGGTTTGATTCTATTGGTTGGAATGATAAAAGTCATAAAACTAGATGTATGATACCCTACGGTCCTTCATTCTTATCTTACTTAAAAAATGAAGAAATATTAGGAATTAACACAGCTTGCATATGGTACTACCCATTATCCCCTTTTGTTTTCGAATTAGAATCATTATTATTGTTATTCCTTAATCTCATTCTTCTCTGCATCTGTTTCTGAGTGCGTCCATTAAGAGAGAAAAAGAATGACATGGAGAAATAGTTGGATTCTGGAAATCAAACATACACCCGAACTTGAGAAGACGGGGAGCTCATATCTGGACACTTTTATTTGATTCTGTTGATTGGATGATTGTCTTGGTGTCTGATTTTCAATTGTTTTATGATTTTGAATTGGATGATTGTATACATAGGTATAAGTATGATTGAGTATCTTTAAAAGTTGGTTTCTTTTGGCAATTGGTTCGCATATTTTAGTCAATTCTTGACTTTGATTGTTCTTCTTCTTTTCTGATCAATTTCTTTTGATGTCTTCAGATTCTGTGATTGATTGTTGTTCTTAGAAAGGACTCAAAGGAGAGTTCTATCAAGCTCAGGAAAGGTATTGCTTCTTCTTGCTCTGGGTAATTGGTTTTCAATGATGAATTACCGTTACCCTGTTTTAGTCTTATGCAAAGTTAGATTGTTTCAATTTTTTGAGAAGCTTCCGCCATGCTTGATACTTAATTAGATTTGAAGTTTTCTTCTACTTTTGTTTACTGTATAAACTAAAAGGTTAACTATTTATTATATGATTTTGTAGGCAGGTTTTGGTTGTTGTTGCTGTGCATGTTTGTGTCTGATCTCTTATAGGATCTGCATTTCAGGTTCAGCTTTGGTTTTTGGTTATTTGGCTTGCTGCCTTCTGCATTTTTGGCAACTGCTATCACTTCCATTAAATTGGTACTCTTAGATCATCAGTATATTGTATTATTCTTTTCTGCATCTATAATTTGTTGTTGCTAACTATTCTATTCTTAGTGTGGCTTATTAACTATTATTTCTACATATCTTCAGGGCATCTGATTCTAGAACCATGTCCATGACCATGATCAAATTCTATTTGGGTAGAAAAATTCTATTTGGGTAGAATTTATCAATTACAGAAGGCAATTTGCCACAAACATTACTATAGATGTTAAGGATGAAAGCTGGTTGTCTTCTATCGATGTTTACTTTCGTGTGGCTGTTCAATAGGGAAGTTAGCTCTGTGATAATGGAATAGCTGGATGCTCTACAAAGGTATGTGCTTAGTCCCATTCCAATTGTTTAGCAATGGTACCTGGAGAATTTTATTGCTGAATATTGTTCATAATTGTTGATCTAAACCCTAAACCAATTAATTTACAAATTTGTTGCAGGAAAACAGGGATAAGATGATATGAGATTCAGAGTTTTATACTGTAGACTATGTTCAGACATTCACATGATCAAAAATGATTGGGGAATTTCTACCTTTCCTTTAGTACCTGGGTACGTTTATGGTCGTACTGATTTGAAGTTATATCAACATCTCTTTTTAAGTGTTGTATGGGGTTTACAAAGGGCTTTGGCATTCGCTTGACAAACAAAAACAGATGGCATACACCATAATTGCATTTTCATCAGGAATCTTGATGCTTCTTTGAAAAAGATATAAGGATTACATAAAGGGTAAAAATTTCAAGAATCACAAAATAGTAATAAAAAAGTAAAACCAGATGGAGAAACTATTCCATTGCTTTGTACCAAACATGATCTATTTCATCTGAGAATCTCCAGGCAATTACTTTCTTCACTTATGCAGATTTATAATGTTTGTGCTCCACTTTATCAGTATTCATTTCACTGTTACTTTGCTTAGTATATACACAATGCAATTTTGAGGTTGATTTGAATTTGCATACAAAGTCAAACAATCTAAACTTTGGCTTGCTAAAATCTTACTGCTGATTATACCCTGTTTTTATTACTGGACAGACTGGATCTGTAGAGCTACAACAATAATATTCATAACTGAAGATCATTGGTTCTATCCACCATGTCCTGTATGATCATAACAAGGAAGAAGTAACAAAGTGAAACATTAATCTATCTGCAGCATGACAGTCAGCTGGCTATTACAGGTAACAAAAAGCAAAATTCACATTACCGCCTAAAACATTAAAATCACTCAACTGAATACTTCATTGTTTGGTAAATTTATAAGTAAATCAGTGCTTAACTTTTAAATTTAGTACTGCCTCTGCCTACTGTAGAGATGAGTTGATATTTTCTGAATACTTCATATTTTGTGAGGCATGTTATACCTTATGGTATACGAATTTTCCCACTTGTTAAAGTTGGAACCTAAAATGCCTTGTTTTCTACTTGCTTGAGAAAGCAGAAAGCTTGTCCCTTGTTTTGATTCCTTTCATTCACCATGGCTCTATTTTACAAAACCAGATGTGCAGAATAATTGTTGAAGTTTGTGCATCCTTCACTCACCAATCACCATAGTCTTCTTCAATCTTCATTCACCAGTCACCACTCAGCTGAGAAACCCAGCAAAACTTTTGAGATTTTCCACGGCTCTGTTCATGGCTCTATTCCGAGGTCACAAGCCCTTGCTTTTCAAATATACTACTTCTCCTTCTGGATTTACTTATGACATGTTCTTGAGCTTTAGAGGGAAAGATACTCGGAAGAATTTTACTGGTCACCTCTACACTGCCTTGGTCAACGCCGGATATCGTACTTTCCTGGATGACCCTGAACTTGAGAGAGGGGAAAATATCAAGGAAAAGCTTGAGAATGCCATTCAACAGTCTCGGAGTTCTGTGATTGTGTTTTCAGAAGACTACACCTCTTCCAGATGGTGTCTGGACGAGCTTGTAATGATCCTTGAACGCAAGAGGACCTCTGATCATGCCGTGTTACCGGTCTTCTACAAAGTTGATCCATCTGAAGTGAGGAAGCAGGCAAAAAGTCTTGCCGGTGTTCGTAAATACCATGAAATTCAATCCTCGGAGAAGTTGAATGAATGGCGGGCAGCACT encodes:
- the LOC101311416 gene encoding TMV resistance protein N-like, with protein sequence MALFRGHKPLLFKYTTSPSGFTYDMFLSFRGKDTRKNFTGHLYTALVNAGYRTFLDDPELERGENIKEKLENAIQQSRSSVIVFSEDYTSSRWCLDELVMILERKRTSDHAVLPVFYKVDPSEVRKQAKSLAGVRKYHEIQSSEKLNEWRAALGEVADLAGMVSENEADGYACRIYIFD